Proteins from one Mercurialis annua linkage group LG7, ddMerAnnu1.2, whole genome shotgun sequence genomic window:
- the LOC126655044 gene encoding 60S ribosomal protein L5-like: MAFAKAQKSKAYFKRFQVKYKRRREGKTDYRARIRLINQDKNKYNTPKYRFVVRFTNKNVIAQVIHSRIVGDLVLAAAYSHELPQYGLEVGLTNYAAAYCTGLLLARRVLKMLEMDEEYQGNAEATGEDYSVEPGETRRPFRALLDVGLLRTTTGNRVFGALKGALDGGLDIPHSEKRFAGFSKDNKQLDAEIHRKYIFGGHVAAYMNMLSEDEPEKYQAHFSECIKKGVGPDNMEEMYKKVHAAIRADPLAKKTDKEPLKEHKRYNLKKLTYDERRTKLIDRLQSLNSAIADSDGDEE, from the exons ATG GCGTTTGCAAAAGCCCAGAAGTCAAAAGCTTACTTCAAGCGTTTTCAAGTTAAATACAAGAGAAGAAGAg AGGGTAAGACTGACTACAGGGCAAGGATTCGTTTGATTAATCAGGACAAGAACAAGTATAACACTCCCAAATACCGATTCGTTGTTCGATTT ACCAACAAAAATGTGATTGCACAAGTGATACATTCACGCATTGTTGGCGATTTGGTTCTTGCTGCTGCTTATTCCCATGAGCTCCCTCAGTATGGACTAGAAGTGGGGCTTACTAACTATGCTGCAG CTTACTGCACTGGACTTCTTTTGGCCCGACGAGTGTTGAAAATGCTTGAGATGGACGAGGAGTACCAGGGTAATGCTGAG GCAACTGGAGAAGATTATTCTGTTGAACCAGGTGAGACCAGGAGACCTTTCCGTGCTCTTCTTGATGTTGGACTTCTGAGAACAACAACTGGGAACCGTGTTTTTGGAGCCCTTAAG GGAGCATTGGATGGTGGACTTGATATTCCTCACAGCGAAAAGAGGTTTGCGGGATTCAGCAAGGACAATAAGCAGCTTGATGCTGAAATTCACAGGAAGTACATCTTTGGTGGTCATGTCGCTGCTTACATGAAT ATGTTGAGCGAAGACGAACCAGAAAAATACCAGGCTCACTTTAGTGAATGCATAAAGAAAGGTGTTGGACCTGATAATATGGAGGAGATGTATAAAAAGGTTCATGCTGCCATTCGTGCTGATCCTTTAGCAAAGAAGACCGATAAGGAGCCTCTAAAGGAGCACAAGAG ATACAACTTGAAGAAGTTGACCTATGACGAAAGAAGAACTAAGTTGATTGATAGGTTGCAGTCTCTCAACTCTGCCATCGCCGACTCCGACGGAGATGAAGAGTGA